The genomic segment CGGCCGACTCAAGGAGCTCCCATGACGGACTACGACGCCCGCGAACCCGAACTGCGTGACTGGAGCCGTCAGCTCACCCAGGCCGTGCTGATTCTTGACCTTCAGGTTGATCGCAATCTGCTGCTAGACCTCGCGGCGGAATCGAACGCTATTAGCCCCTCAGCGGGCCCCCTCACCACCTTCGTTGTCGGCTACGCGGCTGGACTCGCAGCAGCGACGGGCGAGAAAAACTCGACAGCGGCGGTGGAAGCCGCCGCTGCGGTGGCCCGCCAAATCTGCGTCAAATCGAAGGCCCGCACCGGCTGGGTTGACACGGCGCAGTAACGCTGGCGGTCCGGGTGGCCGGCGGTCAGCCCGGCAGTGCCGCCTCCGACGAGTGAGGCGCCACGCCTGCCTTCGCGTCAGGCGCACTGTCAGCATCCGCTGCCACCGGATCGAGCCGGACGAGCACCGCCTTCGACACTGGGGTATTGCTGCCCTCGGCGAGGTGGGTGAGCGGAACCAGCACGTTCGCCTCCGGATAGTAAGCCGCCGCACAGCCACGAGCGGTGGGGTAGGAAACCAACCGGAATTTTCGTAAGACCCGCGGAATGTTGTCGCCGAACACCCCGTGCACATCCACGAACTGGCCATCGACAAGGCCCAGCTCGGCGAGGTCGTCGGGATTCACAAAGACCACGTGGCGGCCGTTTTTGATGCCGCGATACCGGTCGTTGTGCCCGTAGATGGTGGTGTTGAACTGGTCGTGTGAGCGCAGTGTCTGCAAAATGAGGGTACCGGGCGGGCGTTCGACGCGTTCGAGACGGTTGACAGTGAGTATCGCCTTGCCGACGGGCGTGGGAAAGGTGCGCGAATCCCGCGGGCCGTTAGGAAGCATGAATCCGCCGTCCTGACGGATCTTCTCGTTGTAGTTTTCGCACCCGTCGACCACATGAGAATCGCCCTCGCCATGCTCAGCCTCGGCGGGCATAAACCAGTGCTCCCCGGGCGGGTTTAACCCCGGTTACGTCAGGAGAGCCACAAAATTACGACGTTCTGACCGCGCCCCACTCTGTCGCCGTGATGATCCCCGCACAGAAGAGGAAGACAATCACGATCAGCAGGGTGAGCGTCGCGAGGATACCGAGCTTGAGTCGCCTACGGCTCACGGCAAAGCGAATGACTACCATCGCCGCGTACAGCACCAACACGATAACGATTCCCGTCGTCGCGACCCCGGATGGGCTGAGCCACTGCATAGCGAAGAGCAGCGAACCGCAGATGAGCGTGAGAGCGCCGCCCGCCACAAGCCAGATGGCGCCCGTCGAGGTCGTCAGCGATCGTTGCTCGAATACTCGCTGTGACTCTGACATTATCGACATCCTCTCGTCTCGTCTTGCGCGTTATCCACGTTGCCACTCGCGAGAAGAAAACACCAGAGCCGAGAACGCATCTGCTCTCTCTGTGCCCGTTCCACACCCCTTTCATCCGGCGCTTTGTGTCGTCACAATTCGTTTATCCCGCAGCCCGGTGGCAAACTTGGATCATGCCCTCACTTCCGATTCTGGATTTTTCCCAACTCGATGCCGGCGAAGCCGAAGCCGCGACATTCCGCGCCGAACTGCTGCGCGTCACACACGAGGTCGGCTTCTTCTATCTGACCGGACACGGCGTCGACCCCCAGCTCACGAAAAACCTCCTGGACATTTCCCGCGAGTTCTTCGACCTGCCCGCCGAGCAAAAACTCAAGCTGGAGAACATCCACAGCCCGCAGTTTCGTGGCTACACCCGCGTCGGCGGGGAGTTCACCGCCAACGCCGTCGACTGGCGCGAGCAGATTGACATCGGCGTCGACCGCGACCCGGTGCCCCGCGACGACGGCACTCCCGACTATTGGCGCCTCGAGGGCCCGAACCTCTGGCCCGAATCCCTGCCCGAACTCGAGGTCGTCGCCCTGCGCTGGAACGAGGAACTCAGCCGCATCGCCCTGCGCCTGTTGCGCGCCTGGGCCCTCGCCCTCGGCAGCCCTGAGGACGTCTTCGACGCCGCCTTCGCCGAGAACCCGTTCCTGCTCACCAAGATCGTGAGCTACCCCGGCCAGCCCGAGCGCAGCCAAGGCGTCGGCGAGCATCGCGACGGCGGCGTGCTCACTCTGCTGCTCATCGAGCCGGGCAAAGACGGCCTGCAGGTCGAGCATGATGGCGAGTGGATCGACGCTCCGCCACTTGACGGCACCTTCGTTGTGAACATCGGCGAAATGCTCGAACTGGCAACGGATGGCTACCTCAAAGCCACCCTGCACCGGGTTTTCTCCCCCGAAGACGGATCCGACCGCATCTCGGTCCCATTCTTCTTCAACCCCTCACTCGACACCATAATGCCCCGGCTGAAACTCGACGAGAAACTGTCCCAGAAAGCCCGCGGACTCTCCGCGGACCCGACCAACAGCCCCATCCTCGAGTCCACTTATGGTGACAACGCCCTCCGGTACCGGCTGCGTGCCCACCCCAACGTGGCGGCCGCCCACCACGCTGACCTCCTGTAAAGGCACGTTAACGACGGACTACCGCGCACGATGGCGACCGCAGAGCCCACTCTGGCCCTCACGATCAAGGCTGTTTCGGTTGCCAGTTCACGCGAAACGCTTCGTACCACGCGGTCCCACTCATAAATAGGCGCGATGTCAGGGCATCGACTAGTTAGTACGTCGCCGCGCACACGCCTGCGCTTTCGGATCATGGGCCCGATGCGAGCACTCGGTAGCGAAGCAACACGAACGGTGCTATGCCTTATAGACATATCTATCCTTACGGCCAACTCCCGGAGCTGCTATGACGAACTATGACGACCATGAACCCGAATTGCGTGACTGGAGCCGCCAGCTCACCCAAGCCTTGCAGATTCTCGACCTCCAGGTTGATCGCAATCTACTGCTTGACCTCGCGGCGGAATCGAGTGCTGTCAGCCCGTCAGCAGGCCCCATCAGCACCTTCGTTGTCGGCTACGCGGCCGGACTCGCGGCGGCAACGGGCGAGAAAAACGCGACAGCGGCCGTGGAAACCGCAGCCGCGGTGGCCCGCCAAATCTGCGCCACGTCAACGCCCCGCACCGGCTGGGTGGATACAGCGCAGTAACGCTCGCGGGCCGGGTGGCCAGCGGTCAGCCCGGCAGTGCCGCCCCCGACCGCTCAGGCACCGCGCTTGCCTTCGTGCCTGGATCGTTGTTGGTATCCGCGGCCACTGGATCGAGCCGTACGATCACCGACTTCGACACCGGGGTATTGCTGCCCTCGGCGAGGTGGGTGAGCGGAACCAGAACGTTCGCCTCCGGATAGTAGGCCGCCGCGCACCCGCGAGCGGTGGGGTAAGAGACCAACCTGAATTTGCGCAACACACGCGGGACATTGTCACTGAACACCCCGTGCACATCTACGAACTGGCCATCGACAAGGCCCAGCTCGGCGAGGTCGTCGGGATTCACAAAGACCACGTGGCGGCCGTTTTTGATGCCGCGATACCGGTCGTTGTGCCCGTAGATGGTGGTGTTGAACTGGTCGTGTGAGCGCAGTGTCTGCAAAATGAGAGTGCCCTGCGGGCGATCGACGCGCTCGAGAACGTTGACAGTGAGTATCGCCTTGCCGACGGGCGTGGGAAAAGTGCGCGAATCCCGCGGGCCGTTAGGAAGCATGAATCCGCCTTCCTGACGGATCTTCTGGTTGTAGTTCTCGCACCCGTCGACCACGTGAGAGATGTGGTCGCGAATGAGGTCATAGTTCTGCTCGAAACCGGCCCAATTAATCTTCACTGTGTCACCGAGAACAACTCGCGCCAGCCGAGAAACTATCGCCACCTCCGAAAGGAGGTCGGGTGCCACCGGATCGACCTTCCCCCACGACGGATGCACGGCACAGACCGTGTCCTCGACCGACACGAACTGCGGCCCCGACGCCTGCATATCGATCTCGGTGCGACCCATCGTAGGCAGGATGAGTGCCTCAGCACCGGTGACCACATGAGACCGGTTCAGTTTCGTAGATACCTGCACAGTCATCTCAGCGCCCCGCATGGCAGCTTCGGCCGCGTTCGTGTCACTGATTGCCGCGACCAGGTTCCCACCGAGCGCCATGAAAACCTTGATCTCACCGTCCCGCAGCCTGTTAATGGTCTCAACGGCATCCGCCCCGTGTTCTCGGGGGGGATCAAACCCGAACTCTTGCTCGAGGGCGTTCATGAATGCCGGAGGCATTTGTTCCCAAATGCCCATGGTGCGATCACCCTGCACATTACTGTGACCGCGAATCGGGCAGGCACCCGCACCGGGTTTGCCGATGTTCCCCCGCAACAAGAGCAAATTAATAATCTCTTTGATGGTCGAGACGGCCTTCTTCTGCTGGGTCAGACCCATGGCCCAGGTCACAATCACGCGATCGGCCTTAATGTAACGTGCGGCCAATTCATCAATCTCGTGCGCCTCAAGTCCTGTCGCCTCAAGCACGGCCTGCTCATCGAGCAGGTGCAGATGCTTGGTGAGGTCTTCTAGGCCCGAGCAGTGCGTCGCCAAAAACTCGTGGTCTAGCACTGTTCCGGGATGCTTCGCCTCGGCGGCCAGCACCCGTTTGGAGACCGCCTGGAGCAGAGCCATATCGCCGCCCAGCCGGATCTGGACGTGCTGGTTTGCGATGGGGGTGCCGCGCCCGATGATTCCCTTGACTCGCTGCGGGTTCTTGTAGCGGTGCAGCCCGGCCTCCGGCAGCGGATTGACGGCGACGATCTCCGCACCGGCATCCTTCGCCTCTTCCAAGGCTGTCAGCATCCGCGGATGGTTTGTTCCCGGATTCTGGCCCATGATGATGATGAGATCGGCTTGGGCGAAGTCGTCGTAGCTGATCGTGGCTTTGCCGATGCCCAACGTCTGCCCCATGGCCCATCCGGTTGACTCATGGCACATGTTGGAACAGTCAGGCAGGTTGTTCGTGCCGAAAGCACGCACAAAAAGCTGGTATGCGAAAGCGGCCTCATTCGAGGCGCGGCCACTCGTATAGAAAGCAGCCTCGTCCGGGGACGCGAGCGCATTCAGCTTCGTAGCCAGCACCGAAAACGCATCGTTCCAGCTGATCGGTCGGTAATGGTTCTCACCGGCGCGCTTATAGACCGGCTCGGTCAGACGACCCTGCATTCCCAGCCAATATTCCGACTTCTCCAGCAAATCATCGAGGGAATACTCGGCCCAGAAGTCCGAGTCGATGGTGACCGGTGTTGCCTCCCACGTGACGGCTTTCGCACCGTTCTCGCAGAAT from the Cryobacterium sp. CG_9.6 genome contains:
- a CDS encoding DUF6457 domain-containing protein — its product is MTDYDAREPELRDWSRQLTQAVLILDLQVDRNLLLDLAAESNAISPSAGPLTTFVVGYAAGLAAATGEKNSTAAVEAAAAVARQICVKSKARTGWVDTAQ
- a CDS encoding 2-oxoglutarate and iron-dependent oxygenase domain-containing protein — encoded protein: MPSLPILDFSQLDAGEAEAATFRAELLRVTHEVGFFYLTGHGVDPQLTKNLLDISREFFDLPAEQKLKLENIHSPQFRGYTRVGGEFTANAVDWREQIDIGVDRDPVPRDDGTPDYWRLEGPNLWPESLPELEVVALRWNEELSRIALRLLRAWALALGSPEDVFDAAFAENPFLLTKIVSYPGQPERSQGVGEHRDGGVLTLLLIEPGKDGLQVEHDGEWIDAPPLDGTFVVNIGEMLELATDGYLKATLHRVFSPEDGSDRISVPFFFNPSLDTIMPRLKLDEKLSQKARGLSADPTNSPILESTYGDNALRYRLRAHPNVAAAHHADLL
- a CDS encoding DUF6457 domain-containing protein — protein: MTNYDDHEPELRDWSRQLTQALQILDLQVDRNLLLDLAAESSAVSPSAGPISTFVVGYAAGLAAATGEKNATAAVETAAAVARQICATSTPRTGWVDTAQ
- a CDS encoding FdhF/YdeP family oxidoreductase, whose amino-acid sequence is MTREHPSAVEPDETDLEVTKPKDWAAGVPGVYHSMKPALEQMGVIRTGKTMLALNQKDGFDCPSCAWPDPTHRKTFEFCENGAKAVTWEATPVTIDSDFWAEYSLDDLLEKSEYWLGMQGRLTEPVYKRAGENHYRPISWNDAFSVLATKLNALASPDEAAFYTSGRASNEAAFAYQLFVRAFGTNNLPDCSNMCHESTGWAMGQTLGIGKATISYDDFAQADLIIIMGQNPGTNHPRMLTALEEAKDAGAEIVAVNPLPEAGLHRYKNPQRVKGIIGRGTPIANQHVQIRLGGDMALLQAVSKRVLAAEAKHPGTVLDHEFLATHCSGLEDLTKHLHLLDEQAVLEATGLEAHEIDELAARYIKADRVIVTWAMGLTQQKKAVSTIKEIINLLLLRGNIGKPGAGACPIRGHSNVQGDRTMGIWEQMPPAFMNALEQEFGFDPPREHGADAVETINRLRDGEIKVFMALGGNLVAAISDTNAAEAAMRGAEMTVQVSTKLNRSHVVTGAEALILPTMGRTEIDMQASGPQFVSVEDTVCAVHPSWGKVDPVAPDLLSEVAIVSRLARVVLGDTVKINWAGFEQNYDLIRDHISHVVDGCENYNQKIRQEGGFMLPNGPRDSRTFPTPVGKAILTVNVLERVDRPQGTLILQTLRSHDQFNTTIYGHNDRYRGIKNGRHVVFVNPDDLAELGLVDGQFVDVHGVFSDNVPRVLRKFRLVSYPTARGCAAAYYPEANVLVPLTHLAEGSNTPVSKSVIVRLDPVAADTNNDPGTKASAVPERSGAALPG